DNA from Quercus lobata isolate SW786 chromosome 1, ValleyOak3.0 Primary Assembly, whole genome shotgun sequence:
gttaatttaataatttatgtcACTGAAAAGAATTTTCACATACGGTGCTGTTTTTGCAGTGATTGTCTCAACAATTGCTGTTGAAGGTTGAGATTGAGAGTTGGAAAAAGtaattttcaatctcaaccattgaataaaataaagtaaaaaataattaaaaagtggatgtgataaaaatttttgtaaaagaagAGAGAGGTAATTGCATGGTGCAATTGTAATTGCACTAGATCTCAATCCCTCAAATTAGTCAATAATAGACAGATGGTAATCACAAGGCTATTGTACTTTAATCAATTCCACTCTCAATTGTTTTCATTAAGAATGGAGAAAAGTAACTTTCAATTCTAGccattgattaaaaaaagtaaaatgtgaaagttaaaaaaattgagagtgaaaattttttgtgaaagttAACAGAAGAATTGCATAAGGTTTGATCTTGATCTCAATTATAATCGACGATTTTTAGTAGGGGACATTGCAATCAAATCAGTGGaaaatttttacactcaatGGATTACACCACATGGcacatgggatttttttttttatgaacatggCACATGGGATTGGTACAATCATAAGAAGCATGCGTTTATGAAATTTAATGGTCGAAAgctactattaaaaaagaaaaattgatgtTAGCTGTGACAAACCCAATTAATGAATATGGCTCGAAAgtgcctttatttatttatttttttaaaggaaattgcCTTCAACTTTGTGAGCGCgtgtttgtttttaattaaatactgtagggtcacaatttggaGCCTAAGCTCAAAATGTATAgagtcttggtccaatgagcgcaatacaatgaatttgtagagaatgggtcaaagaatTAGGTCCTAGTGAATTGGATAACGGCTAGTATTGAActaaatgacaatcaaacacaaataatagATGTTAATATCAATGGACTTTCAATCCGAGGAGGCCACAATTATTGTATATTGATCACAGTTGGATACTAAGATAGTTTatattgctacagtgttctctctttattttccgATTCCCTTTCCATGAAGAGTCTTTTACCTTATATATCTTCTTTTGTGTCATCTtcaccctccacttgttgattatctgaACCCCTACTTGAgtatttgtcccatcaaccACCTTCCTTAACTCTCTGTGAGTTGCGATAGCCAAGGTAGTattgttcagaggtcttctccacataaatgcggctagTAAAGTAGCTAttgtgcatttaatgtggtggtgtcagccttttcttagatatttttaggttctcttccttctctcatgCCCATGAAGCACATCTCTATCATTGAACCTTCTCGGTAGGTAACTTTAATTGCTCGGTTATATATTTTGAACCATATTCATTAAGTTCAAGGAGTATGTACCCCTCGGACAGTCATTCATTTGCTCTCCACTTATAGGACTTGGTCTAAGAATATCTCATAACTAATAGCTTCTCTTCGGACTTTTTTATCTCCTCAGATAAagtccaaggcccaatatacgaTCTTGGACCTTTACCCCTACAAATACAATAGGATTTTAATTGGGGTTTAAATTTCATACGGAGCTCTTATGTGCCGAAGGAAATAATGAATTGATATATGTCTTAAAATGATCACGTATCAGTTTCATGCCTTATTTTGTACTTCTACATATAGGACAGCACATTCACCATTTTAATTAATAGTGTTTGCCCTATAATACTagttgttttttgaaaaaatatcatCTTATATTTGTTTACATCCTCCGCTTTATACAAATATCCACAATTAATGCAtgtacatatttaaaaaaacaaaaacaaaaaaatgtccacattttaaaaaataaaagtggacGTAAAAAAAGGGGTGTGAAATgagttaaaattttgaattggaGAAACTTTCCTTCAAActgtaaaattttattcatgtgGTTTTTGCATTGTCAACATTCCTAAATTCCAGCTGCTTCTCAAAAGCTTTAAGACTACAGACGACACTAATTTCTTCCTTTGGCTTAAACACATACAAGTTACAACATTCATGGATTAATACATCTAGATGTTAGCAAGCTCAAAGGATATATACATGCACACGACCTATAAGCCACACAACCTTAGTCTATAAAAGTAGATTACCAATAGGACATGACAGAGATCTTGAGAAACAAGTTGGTTCTATAGATTGCAAAAAGGGTAAGAAGATTTAGCATGAAACTAAACATGGGAAGACCTGAAAACCAAATTGATGATCACATTCTAAACTCAGATACttgaattaaaatttcttgTCCCATCTTTCCTGCAGCAATCATTGGAAAACAAAATCTATCTACCAATATTTGTCATTAAGGAAACTTTCTTCTAATCCTATGTTTTAATTACAAATTGCCTTCACTTTTGGATTGCAAATAGCTTTCAGGTTGGCTGCCCAAAGTTAAGTGACTATCTAGACCTGAACAAAATAACATTGACAGCTCTCTCCATCTTTtaatcactcttttttttttggcagaagATAAAGGAATTACATGTTCTCGTTGTTGAGTATCCCCTACACCTAAATGTTTCTTTCTATCTTCAAGAAAAAAGCCCAGCCTGAAAGGTGACTCCAGTTGCTGGCAACCATTTTTGTGCTTGAATGAATCGACCAACCGTGTAACGTAGTACATCATTTTTGTTGTAGATGACATTGTAACCTGGCCATTTGACTCTCTTATTGGTTTGAGCTCCAATCCCCTTGTTACCATACTCAACAAAGGTCACAGTTTCAATTCCATAGGTTTCATTATTGTTAAACCATCCCTCTGGAGTAATTAAATCTCCGAGAATTGATTCCATTACAATTATTCTTGAATATTTCTGCATTGGCATGCCCAAGTAAGTGACATTGTTTAGCCCTTTAGGGAAGAGAGATTTGTCTCCGCCAATATTGCAGTTATGGAGTACAAAACCTGTGCTTTCACGCCTATCACTCCTAGCTTGTGCTGCTATTATAGTAACCTTTGATCCAAAAGGCTTTGTGACAACGATTTTGCAGCTTTGAAATACTACTGCAGAATCACCCCTGATGATGTTTGTGTCACCATAGATTTCACAATCTCGGAAGAACTGCCGGTGGGCTAATGCATATATACTTAAGTTGGTAGCATTTATTCTGCAGTTGAAGAAGGCTGCATTATCAGACTGGACTTTAACAGCCGCTAAGAGACTTCGTCTACTTGTATCTACAATTATGCCAATATCCTTGCATATAAATCCATTGCCAATAGCCGCTGCAATGAGAGAGGGAAATTTAGCAAAAGTTGATGAACAATGAGAAACAGAATTAGAGTTTATATATTGGTTTACTTGTAGAAAGATGTTCTATTTTTATCCAAATTCACTTTCGTTGATAATTATAGGACTAAGTGGTAGAAGCAGAGCcaagaattttggtttggggTCCGAATTTTGGTATTGATAAATTGGTTACGCACACACAATTCATCATTGTTTCAATGTtgtcatttttttgttaatatcaAAACAGTGAACTTCTTGTTTAACATTAAAAATGGGATAGAGGTTGAGGAACTCACATAAAGCCGCATTTCGATAGGTAGTTCCATTCATAGAAACTCCGGTGATAATAGTATTATTCATCCCGTCACCATACATGAATATCTGGGTCTTATTCTTGGGGATAATAACATTCTCTCTGTATGTTCCAGATTTTACATAGATAAGATATCTTCCATTGTGCCCATTGGGGTATGCATTGATAGCATCATTGATGCTTTTATATTTCCCACTTCCATCTTTAGCCACAACTGCATCAGGCGCCTGAGCAATCTTAATATCAAAAGAATGATTTGAGGTAAGCTTTCGACTCATGCCTGAAGATTCTGCTCCTTTGTCATCATTGACAGAAAACGCATAAACTATAGCCAAAGAATTGCTTGTAAGCTCAGTGGACTTTTGCAAAGCTCTTTCCATATCAAATGTGGAAGAAGCCTCTTGTATTCCTTCAATACATGCCCTTTGGTATGAGAGTACAGCACTCAAGCTCATCCTAGCATCAGAtgaatcattaaagaacaaacTTGGTGTAGCATTTACCATTGTCACTACAAATTGGAGTTCATCAAGACACAACTCCACTAGCTCAATACAATCTGCAAGTgccatcttttcttctttgcgCGCAACGTCAACTTGTTTGGCAATTTTTACCACATCTTCCATTTCATAAATGGTAGCATTGACAGCACCTTTGAAATAGATTATTACTTCAGTTTGGTTACCTACGGATTCTAGGCTAGATATACAAGATTCCTTGTAATCAGTTTCATTGCACAGAGCAGCAAGggtaatatttttgtttgataacgAGGTGGCTTCTTTGGGGTTATCTACCCCAGCAATAACTCCAATCACAACTCCTGCAATTACTATGAGAGAAACACCCAACACAATCATGTTTCCAAGCATTTCATCTTGCTTTACTTCTTCATCTAACCGTGACATTATCAATAACACAAAAAGAAACTTCTATCTAtgtggttcttttttttctttctaaatttttaattttctctcttttgatGATTCAAACATAGGGTGATAATGATACAGCTTTTTGTATGCATGATATGGAGGTTAGGAAAGTAGCACAAATGAGTTTAAGGCCTCACAAAAGCAACCAAAATCATCTCTCCCTAACAGTATGTAGTTGTGTACTGAAGATTTTTGTGCCAGTTTGTCACAActatttggctattttttaagaatcaaattTGGTATATGAATGGGCAATAGCTGTGTCACTTGCTCTATGTGAGTTTGTAAGGTATTTGTTAAGATTGAATTTTATAATGCAGCTTGATTGGCTTTTTATAGTAAATTGATTCACTTTTAGTTTTAAGGATATTtgtttagtagttttttttttaaacttcctaACGCAGGTGAGACTCGTTTTAAACCTCCTTAACAAGAAACTCTTGTTAACAAAACCCTTTTTTCAGAATCAATTTTGCTATGAATAGGCAATAGCTGAATCACTATATCAACTAAAGGTACTCACTAGAAGCACAGCAGTTTTGTTGTTCTAAATGTTAAGAATTTATCGATCAGAATTCTTGGCACAAAAGGTTGTGGTTCTAGATATTCTCTAAATAAGATGACAAATGATATTCTCTAAACAAGATGATAAAAATTCCAAACTTTCAACACATGACCTTGGAATTTGGATATAAAAGCACAAGGATGAACTAGGGGCCAGTTAATTGGTATGGTTTGGTTAGTTGGTACAATCTAATAGtcctaattttgttttgaaatctcaaaatgaccaatttttgtgaaaaaaaaaccctctacTAATGGGCCCAAGTTCAAAATAGtataataatattttcctacaacatttttttgaaaagtattgtccttattttttattattattatttttttggattcatAACTGTTGAAAAACTTggttaaattaaaaattaaaaatcatcaaaatcaattttagaTGATCATGAAAAACACTTTAtttaggattgaattttttttttatgcctcTAAAGAAACATGGAAATTtgacataaaatattttcaacctTAAGAAAATAGAAACTTCCAAAAATCGGAAATCTCTAAAATGATCAAATACCcttaaaatctctaaaatatccctaaaagtttcaaaataaCTTAATAAGCCTTAAAGCTCTAAAATAATCAAGTCTCCTTAGTGACCAAATATCCTTAAGAGCAATTGCATTAGTCTGTACAAAATTTCctgtctattttagcataagagcccactttttctattttatacaacCACTAATCCAAAACTcccacatcagttcatctattatacaccttcttttatttgaataatcttcttttaatctttttttattattttattaaaatatctctCACACTCACGTttcttctctcactctctcttcccAAACGGCAAAACTCCTCTCAAATTCTCCGCCTCTTTCTCATCCCAATCTCCTCACATAACTCTTCGCCTCTCTATCATCACAATCTTCTCAGCCGTTGGTCTCATACCCTTCATCTCTCTCTTAGATGCTAGTCCATATTCATCAGTGACGGCATACATAGGACTATAATGATTTGAGTTTGGGTTAATGGTTTTCCATTGATGGTTTATATTGGGTTTTCTATTTGATATGTTGGGGTTGATTTTCCATTAATTTCGGGTTTGATTTCCATTGATTTTTGGCttgaattttgttgattttgcattgattttagctttgatttttcttctattGAATTTGGGGTTGGATTTTATGTGTTGTaaaatggtggtggtgggttgcaTTGGTTGGGTGGTGGTGGGTAGATGGTTGATCGGTTGtgcagatgaagaagaaaagagaagaagagagagagagagggtttgactgtgagagagaataaaatataataaaataatgatttgcAAAGCTACAATAACTAAGCATATATGCATAGTTACTATAGTAAGTTtgtgcatcttttttttttgaaagccaaACCAATTTCATTCCAAAGACAAATAAGTTGAGTCTATATGTAAAGCTTCAAGGGCTTTACATATATGCTTGGAGtaagttttgtttggttggagtaaGTTTGTGCATCTTAAAACCTCATAGTTTTCAAAATGGAGAGCCTCAAATGCCAAAACTCTATgatgacaaaacaccctaaaattGACTAAAATGCCATCTAAATATACCCTAAAATCTCCTAAACGTCATTAAAACCTCCTAAAAACCTCCAAAATGCCCTCTAAATAAACCCTAAAATCGAAATATGAAactattgaaataaaattttatcaactaaATTTCCATACCATAAACAAaagtcttaagtataaaatatttttcatgaattctATCATAATTTGTGCGTGATAACAATGACTCTTGTAGTGATTTGTGCATAATAATGACAACACCACAACACGGTCTCGAATTGGTAGCAACACAGAGAAGCAAATTTCTCCGGATCTTTGCCATATTTGAATGAAGATTTCATTGGAAATCTTAACAAGAGTGATTGCATCCAAGGAGATGAGTGTCATCCACATGGCAACAGGCCAACAGCTTTGTTCGACTCCATGGGCACAGCTTTCTTTTGCCAACTTTCATGACAGTATgacaaatgttaaaaaaaaaatattgtgaattttaaaatatttgaaatgaatttattttttaaaattaaatattacggctttatttttgataaattttaacttattacaaattttgaaaataaaacatttaaaattttaaatacattattcaattaaaaagagtaaaaatataaatcttaatTATAAAGTAGGCTCAAATTGACAGGATCttgacttttattttaattttttggaatcACAGAATCCTGACTTATTTTTACATAGTTCTATCgatcttaatttttattcatgaattacaacactttttttttttttaatacaaaacagaatttttattttaacctaatctaaatgtatatgtgtgtgaaactccgtCTTGGAGAATTGAACTCTGACTTTttccccccacaccccacaagtatttatatttgtggagtgaatACTACACCAAGGGTACACCAAGGGTACGCAGTTGTGAATTACAACACTTACTAGTACAATACGAAGATGCATTCACACCAGCTAACTAATATTTCCCAGAAACTCATAGGCATTGAATGACCCAAtttattatccaaaaaagaaagggaaagacACTTTTTTtcgaaaaaggaaaaaaataaattgatctTTTTCAATAGCTATTTTTATTatccataaaaatgatattaattttttttttaaatagttatttACCAATATTCGAAGGACACCTATTAAAAAATAGCAGGTAATTGTTCATGGCAAAAATAGTTGACCTAGAAATATCAAACCGACCTTGattctaaagaaaaaattaaaaaaaaaaaatgtcagtaTGATCATTTTATGTCATATATTTATTCATACTTGTGTGGGGGTCTGAACAATCATGGGGTTTTCAGAAAAATATATATCCttgtaaaattgaaaattctttttaaatggTTTTGAGTTAGATATCATTAAAAATTCTATGTTGTCGTAGTCTTCATCTTACTGACACCCCCGATTGAGGACTCAATGGCCAATGCAACTGTTATAGATAGTCTTAGATTACAATGAGGAAGAATATTGGGTCCATTGTTTAGATTGTTTTTCAAAAGCACCACATTAATTAATAGAACATAATGCAAGCTCCATTGTTTCACAGCTCCATTGTTTCACTTTGTTTCTCGAGACAAGATTCATGAAGCCCTTTCTTTTTGAATGAGATAAATTCATGGCCAACGAAAGATATTAAAATCAACCTCAAAAACCAACAATTTGCAAGGTATTTTACTCTGGTTAATTTTAAAGGGGTCTTTGTGTTCAAGGCTTTGCTACCCAATTTGTTTTAGATGGGGTTATAAGGCTATTGATTTGGGTTAATGGATCATTCATCAAATCTACAAACctattttagcaaaataatcaagtctaaaaacattttaatgttTCCAAACTATACAGATCCTTATCAACCCAAGAAAGGCTACCATAAATTGATTATTACAGTTTATACTATGAGTCCCAGGTATGGTTACCATCACAAAACTTCACAGATTTTGAATAAAACAGCACAGCAGAGTTGTGATTTTGTTTCATTGCAGATGACTGTAGTTGCAGCTAATATTTCTTACAGCCTTACACAAAAAGTTTGGAtaagtttggatttttattaaGAGAAACCTGGTTAAGCTTCTTCTAAGTaccaagaacacaaacaacCCATAGATCCAACCATAAAATGCTTACCTGTGAAACAAACGAAAACTCCAAAAACCAACATAAAGAAGTCCGGTCAGTCTTACACaaaaagtttggatttttattaaGAGAAACCTGGTTAAGCTTCTTCTAAGTACCAAGAACACGAACAACCCATAGATCCAACCATGAAACGCTTACCTGTGAAATAAACGGAACTCCAAAAACCAACATAAAGAAATCCGGTCAGATTTACATAAATAAGtacataaacaaaaatgaaagacAAAAGACAAGCCAATGTTACCACAAAACAAAATGGTGACTCAAACCgtgaaaaagagaaagggaggGGAGGTGAAAGAAAACATTGGTCTTAGGGGACTAGAAAAGAATTTGATTTCAAAACCAGTCATTCTTTCCCATCactccaaacccaaaaccttcTTTCAACTCTCTCTCGCTTTCATTTCCTCTCACTCTTTATGATAATGgaagaagaacaacaacaaacagTTGGAATCTTTTTACTAAAGATCAGAGGATAGAGGAAAGAGAGGAACCAAAGGAAATCATAGGAATGGGCGGAttcggcaaaaaaaaaaattggtttcttTGCCAAACCTCCCATCTCCCAAAACTTCCTTCAACTCTTTCTCCCTTTCCCATTTCTCTCTTTGGGAAAAGTGGGTGGTGAGAGCAGAGATTAATATAGGAACTGGGAAGTGTGATGTGAATGAAGAACACAGTGTTGACTGTGCAGTAGCAGCATACCAAAATGGTGAAAGAAATGGAGTGTTGTGCAAAAGGACACAGCTCAGTCACGAGATTCCGAGAACAGATGAGGGCAACACGCTTGTACTGGCCATTGGTTGAGGGTTGGCACAGTCATCATAAAGTTTGGATCTATTGGAGTACAAAAAATATGTAATGTACTTATTTCAAATTGC
Protein-coding regions in this window:
- the LOC115951775 gene encoding pectinesterase-like is translated as MSRLDEEVKQDEMLGNMIVLGVSLIVIAGVVIGVIAGVDNPKEATSLSNKNITLAALCNETDYKESCISSLESVGNQTEVIIYFKGAVNATIYEMEDVVKIAKQVDVARKEEKMALADCIELVELCLDELQFVVTMVNATPSLFFNDSSDARMSLSAVLSYQRACIEGIQEASSTFDMERALQKSTELTSNSLAIVYAFSVNDDKGAESSGMSRKLTSNHSFDIKIAQAPDAVVAKDGSGKYKSINDAINAYPNGHNGRYLIYVKSGTYRENVIIPKNKTQIFMYGDGMNNTIITGVSMNGTTYRNAALSAIGNGFICKDIGIIVDTSRRSLLAAVKVQSDNAAFFNCRINATNLSIYALAHRQFFRDCEIYGDTNIIRGDSAVVFQSCKIVVTKPFGSKVTIIAAQARSDRRESTGFVLHNCNIGGDKSLFPKGLNNVTYLGMPMQKYSRIIVMESILGDLITPEGWFNNNETYGIETVTFVEYGNKGIGAQTNKRVKWPGYNVIYNKNDVLRYTVGRFIQAQKWLPATGVTFQAGLFS